From the genome of Perca flavescens isolate YP-PL-M2 chromosome 1, PFLA_1.0, whole genome shotgun sequence, one region includes:
- the LOC114558401 gene encoding uncharacterized protein LOC114558401: MPSAVNISPPAHPGPNGGSLHTHANSRGPTCEQQDTGLHGISQDPGPSIHPPVFVRPFFYVHPPPPPPLPPPPPFLHYQWPMPFPYNPFATFPGMGYGMVMPPFPPHPYMDAPPHILYHPHVQPVDRRFLHPQVYAPSAPYQNPNRTHRINPPHTGNVRETVNCEVQTEPIQRGRYGERSPLIGSDSGRGTGSNSPSAEVRSNTLPSSNSLMSVSSPDSIVPVCSSFQQEEVVKERCVSVPDILMSWRGGTPQAKILKMALPQNDKHPLAYKTEEEHKSFYQSPTQTKNGLVAADSTNDNAERNLSSKNSATLFQILKLKKAHGERKAECRRENEPVGLIGSLKRSLPYTEKLLHSHNKSRKLPNNEQEDDETNPHEDTTEIIPYQMNSCRTERKMNESVWSVASLPPFVPTKEWLLQNGMLEPEVTDPVPMSKTLPQNDQQLLSYATEEDHDRSFYQSPTQTKNGPVVADGAYGNAEDTLSSMDISTLYTIFKLRDDHEERNAESRNAVRCSLPYTDELLHSQKDSQKLPYNEQEDGDETNPHATTTEIIPYQMSLNSTPMERKMNESVWSVKYLPPIPTKEWLLQNGMLEPEVNDCVQVSKTLPQNDHQLPSYEAEDHEKSSYQSPTPTITGPVVPDGANHNAKGNLSSKDSATLFQILKLRKAHEEQNAESTRENESLEFIGSVRRDELLHSQNQSQKLPDNELDQDETNPHEDTTKIITYQMSLNSSPMERKMNELVWSVKSLPPFIPSKDWLLQNGMLKPKVNDSVPVSNMPHQNDHQLPSYETEDDENSFYQSPTRTKNGPVVADGANPNAKGNLRSEDSATLFTILKLRKAHEEQNAESTRENELVEFIGSVRRDKLLRSQNQSQKLPDNELVHDETNPHENTTEIIPYQISLISSQMERKMNESVKSLPPFILTNGILEPKVTDFGPMSKTLPQNDHQLLSYETDEQKSFYQSTTWNKNGPVMADGEYVNDVAEGNLSSTDSVTLFQILKLIDAHKGHNAECRRENEPMGLVGSGRRSLPYADEWLHSQKESQKLPYNEQDDGNETNPQADMTEIIPNQMYSCQTEREMNESVWSVEFLPPFIPTKEWLLQNSMLEPEVTVPMSKTPPQNDHQLPCYLAEEEHEKSFYRSPTPTITGPVVPDGANHNAKGNLSSKDSATLFQILKLRKAHEEQNAESTRENESLEFIGSVRRDELLRSRNQSQKLPDNELVQDEPNPRKDTTEIIPYQMSLNSSPMERKMNDSVWSVESLPPFVPTKEWLLQNGMLEPEVNDCVQVSKTPPQNDHQLPSYEAEDHEKSFYQSPTQTKTGPVVPDGVNRNAKGNLSSKNSPDFFKHREAEEQKAKSRRENEPVGLVDCVRRTLFYTDELLHSRKESQKIPDYEQEDGDKTNPHEDTTPYQIKKINESVWSVEYFAPFIPSKECLLQNGMLEPEVTDSVPTLPSYEAEEEHVKSFSQSPTLNKNGPVMADAAYANDANGNAEGNLSSMDIATLFKIFKLRKAHEEQNAESVRAVRHSLPYIDELLHSQNKSRKLPDNEQEDGDETNPQADTTEIIPYQMCSSQMEREIKESVESLAPSIPTKCSEMDGSKIWRLKQGQSMVPLVKSPLASPTPQQSKQIVSTLTEEDADTNRCPLIHLSGADMEVEDGACRNKEVQNQQLCVQTADQNIADVSPSKAHLVDCGVQCTELQEHKCVCEMKSSMGPSRWHPSKHLDKKANHGPAEGGKRKKRRGGMVTGGMSSDMHSSQQEAYNGGFGKPWKSQDMHSSQQEAYNGNFCRPWKSQGRYGRNRR; this comes from the exons ATGCCATCAGCTGtcaacatatctccaccagctCATCCAGGACCAAATGGAGGGAGCCTACACACTCACGCCAACAGCCGTGGACCAACCTGTGAGCAGCAAGATACAGGACTGCATGGCATCAGCCAAGACCCAGGACCGTCAATCCACCCCCCCGTCTTTGTCCGGCCTTTCTTCTACGTCCACCCACCACCCCCGCCCCCACTCCCACCTCCACCCCCTTTCCTCCACTACCAGTGGCCCATGCCCTTCCCCTATAACCCCTTTGCCACCTTCCCAGGCATGG GCTACGGTATGGTCATGCCCCCGTTCCCTCCTCATCCCTATATGGATGCTCCACCCCACATTCTGTACCACCCTCACGTCCAACCTGTCGACAGACGTTTCCTCCACCCCCAAGTCTACGCTCCTAGCGCACCCTACCAGAACCCAAACCGGACCCACAGAATTAATCCGCCTCATACTGGCAATGTTAGAGAAACTGTGAACTGTGAGGTCCAAACAGAACCCATACAGAGAGGTCGATATGGAGAAAGAAGCCCACTCATCGGCTCAGATTCTGGGCGTGGAACCGGCTCAAACTCTCCATCTGCCGAGGTTAGGAGCAATACCCTACCCAGCAGCAATTCACTAATGTCAGTGAGTTCTCCAGATAGTATAGTTCCCGTTTGTAGCTCTTTTCAACAAGAGGAGGTTGTCAAAGAGAGATGCGTCTCTGTTCCTGACATTCTAATGAGTTGGAGAGGTGGCACGCCGCAGGCAAAGATTCTGAAAATGGCACTTCCTCAGAATGACAAACACCCGCTGGCTTACAAAACTGAAGAAGAACATAAGTCTTTTTACCAGAGTCCAACTCAGACCAAAAATGGTCTAGTGGCAGCTGACAGTACTAATGATAATGCTGAGCGTAACCTAAGCTCCAAGAACAGTGCAACCCTTTTTCAGATCCTCAAACTTAAAAAAGCTCATGGAGAGCGAAAGGCAGAATGCAGAAGAGAAAATGAACCGGTAGGATTGATTGGCTCTCTAAAGCGTAGCCTACCCTACACAGAAAAGCTGCTACATTCACATAACAAATCCCGAAAGCTCCCTAACAATGAGCAAGAAGATGACGAGACAAATCCACATGAAGACACAACAGAGATCATTCCCTATCAAATGAATAGCTGTcggacagagagaaaaatgaaTGAGTCGGTTTGGTCTGTGGCGTCTCTGCCCCCCTTTGTCCCCACCAAGGAGTGGCTACTACAGAATGGCATGTTGGAGCCTGAAGTAACTGACCCTGTTCCAATGTCCAAAACGCTGCCTCAGAATGACCAACAACTGCTGTCTTACGCAACTGAAGAAGACCATGATAGGTCTTTTTACCAGAGTCCAACTCAGACCAAAAATGGGCCAGTTGTTGCTGACGGTGCTTATGGTAATGCTGAGGATACCTTAAGCTCAATGGACATTTCAACCCTCTACACAATCTTCAAACTAAGAGATGACCATGAAGAGCGAAATGCAGAATCCAGAAATGCTGTAAGATGTAGTCTACCCTACACGGATGAACTGCTACATTCACAAAAGGATTCCCAAAAGCTCCCTTACAATGAACAAGAAGATGGCGACGAGACAAATCCACATGCAACCACAACAGAGATTATTCCCTATCAAATGTCTTTGAATAGTACGCCGATGGAGAGAAAAATGAATGAGTCAGTTTGGTCTGTAAAGTATCTGCCCCCCATCCCCACTAAGGAGTGGCTGCTGCAGAACGGCATGTTGGAACCTGAAGTAAATGACTGTGTTCAAGTGTCCAAAACACTGCCTCAGAATGACCACCAGCTGCCGTCTTACGAAGCTGAAGACCATGAAAAGTCTTCTTACCAGAGTCCAACTCCGACCATAACTGGTCCAGTGGTGCCAGATGGTGCTAATCATAATGCCAAGGGTAACTTAAGCTCTAAGGACAGTGCAACACTTTTTCAGATCCTCAAACTGAGAAAAGCTCATGAAGAGCAAAATGCAGAATCCACAAGAGAAAATGAGTCGTTGGAATTCATTGGCTCTGTAAGGAGAGATGAACTGCTACATTCACAAAACCAATCCCAAAAGCTCCCTGACAATGAGCTAGATCAGGACGAGACCAATCCACACGAAGACACAACAAAGATCATTACCTATCAAATGTCTTTAAATAGTTCTCCAATGGAGAGAAAAATGAATGAGTTGGTTTGGTCTGTAAAGTCTCTGCCCCCCTTTATCCCTTCTAAGGACTGGCTGCTGCAGAACGGCATGTTGAAGCCTAAAGTTAATGACTCTGTTCCAGTGTCAAACATGCCACATCAGAATGACCACCAGCTGCCGTCTTACGAAACTGAAGACGATGAAAATTCTTTTTACCAGAGTCCAACTCGGACCAAAAATGGTCCGGTGGTGGCTGACGGTGCTAATCCTAATGCTAAGGGTAACTTGCGCTCAGAGGATAGTGCAACACTTTTCACAATCCTTAAACTGAGAAAAGCTCATGAAGAGCAAAATGCAGAATCCACAAGAGAAAATGAGTTAGTGGAATTCATTGGCTCTGTAAGGAGAGATAAACTGCTACGTTCACAAAACCAATCCCAAAAGCTCCCTGATAATGAGCTAGTACATGACGAGACAAATCCACACGAAAACACGACAGAGATCATTCCCTATCAAATCTCTTTAATTAGTTCTcagatggagagaaaaatgAATGAGTCTGTAAAGTCTCTGCCCCCCTTTATCCTCACAAACGGCATTTTGGAGCCTAAAGTAACTGACTTTGGTCCAATGTCCAAAACACTGCCTCAAAATGACCACCAGCTGCTGTCTTACGAAACTGATGAGCAGAAGTCTTTTTACCAGAGTACAACTTGGAACAAAAATGGTCCAGTGATGGCTGACGGTGAATATGTTAATGATGTTGCTGAGGGAAACTTAAGCTCTACAGACAGTGTAACCCTCTTCCAGATCCTCAAACTGATAGATGCTCATAAAGGGCACAATGCTGAATGCAGAAGAGAAAATGAGCCGATGGGATTGGTTGGCTCTGGAAGACGTAGCCTACCCTACGCAGATGAATGgctacattcacaaaaagaatCCCAAAAGCTCCCTTACAATGAGCAAGACGATGGCAACGAGACAAATCCACAAGCAGACATGACCGAGATAATTCCCAATCAAATGTATAGCTGTCAGACGGAGAGAGAAATGAATGAGTCGGTTTGGTCTGTGGAGTTTTTGCCCCCCTTTATCCCCACTAAGGAGTGGCTGCTGCAGAACAGCATGTTGGAGCCTGAAGTAACTGTTCCAATGTCCAAAACACCACCTCAGAATGACCACCAGCTGCCATGTTATTTGGCTGAAGAAGAGCATGAGAAGTCTTTTTACCGGAGTCCAACTCCGACCATAACTGGTCCAGTGGTGCCAGATGGTGCTAATCATAATGCCAAGGGTAACTTAAGCTCTAAGGACAGTGCAACACTTTTTCAGATCCTCAAACTGAGAAAAGCTCATGAAGAGCAAAATGCAGAATCCACAAGAGAAAATGAGTCGTTGGAATTCATTGGCTCTGTAAGGAGAGATGAACTGCTACGTTCGCGAAACCAATCCCAAAAGCTCCCTGACAATGAACTAGTACAGGACGAGCCAAATCCACGCAAAGACACGACAGAGATCATTCCCTATCAAATGTCTTTAAATAGTTCTCCAATGGAGAGAAAAATGAATGACTCTGTTTGGTCTGTGGAGTCTCTGCCCCCCTTTGTCCCCACTAAGGAGTGGCTGCTGCAGAACGGCATGTTGGAACCTGAAGTAAATGACTGTGTTCAAGTGTCCAAAACACCGCCTCAGAATGACCACCAGCTGCCGTCTTACGAAGCTGAAGACCATGAGAAGTCTTTTTACCAGAGTCCAACTCAGACCAAAACTGGTCCAGTGGTGCCAGATGGTGTGAATCGTAATGCCAAGGGTAACTTAAGCTCTAAGAACAGCCCAGACTTTTTCAAACATAGGGAAGCTGAAGAGCAAAAGGCAAAATCCAGAAGAGAAAATGAGCCGGTGGGATTGGTAGACTGTGTGAGGCGTACGCTATTTTACACAGATGAACTGCTACATTCACGAAAGGAATCCCAAAAGATCCCTGACTATGAGCAAGAAGATGGCGACAAGACAAATCCACATGAAGACACGACTCCctatcaaattaaaaaaattaatgagTCTGTTTGGTCTGTGGAGTATTTTGCCCCCTTTATCCCCAGTAAGGAATGTCTGCTGCAGAACGGCATGCTGGAACCTGAAGTAACTGACTCTGTTCCAACGCTGCCATCTTACGAAGCTGAAGAAGAGCATGTGAAGTCTTTTTCCCAGAGTCCAACTCTGAACAAAAATGGTCCAGTGATGGCTGACGCCGCTTATGCTAATGATGCTAATGGTAATGCTGAGGGTAACTTAAGCTCTATGGACATTGCAACCCTTTTCAAGATCTTCAAACTGAGAAAAGCTCATGAAGAGCAAAATGCAGAATCCGTGAGAGCTGTAAGGCATAGCCTACCCTACATAGATGAACTGCTACATTCCCAAAATAAATCTCGAAAGCTCCCTGACAATGAGCAAGAAGATGGCGATGAGACAAATCCACAAGCAGACACTACAGAGATAATTCCCTATCAAATGTGTAGCAgtcagatggagagagaaattAAAGAGTCTGTGGAGTCTCTTGCCCCCTCTATCCCCACTAAGTGCAGTGAGATGGATGGCTCTAAAATATGGAGACTAAAGCAAGGCCAGAGCATGGTTCCTTTAGTAAAGAGCCCCTTGGCTTCCCCGACTCCCCAGCAGAGTAAACAAATTGTATCTACCCTCACTGAAGAGGACGCAGACACCAATAGGTGTCCACTGATTCACCTAAGCGGAGCGGACATGGAGGTGGAGGATGGCGCTTGCAGGAATAAAGAAGTCCAAAACCAGCAACTGTGTGTCCAGACGGCTGACCAGAATATAGCCGACGTGTCTCCATCAAAGGCACATTTGGTGGACTGTGGCGTCCAGTGTACTGAACTACAGGAGCACAAGTGTGTATGTGAGATGAAGAGCAGCATGGGACCAAGTAGATGGCATCCTAGTAAACATTTGG ATAAGAAAGCAAACCATGGTCCAGCTGAAGGAGGAAAGCggaagaaaagaagaggaggCATGGTCACTGGAGGAATGTCATCAG ATATGCACAGCAGCCAGCAGGAAGCCTACAATGGAGGCTTTGGCAAACCTTGGAAATCACAAG ATATGCACAGCAGCCAGCAGGAAGCCTACAACGGAAACTTTTGCAGACCTTGGAAATCCCAAG GTCGATATGGAAGGAACAGACGCTGA